CGCAGCAGCTGAGAACAAGAGGGCCTGCCCGTGACTGCCGAGCGCACCGCGACGGCCCCCACGGCCGGCCGGGCCGCGGCCGGGCCCGGGGGCGACTCGATCGTCAGGAAGCTCTCCACCCTCGACCGCTACCTCGCGGTGTGGATCCTGCTCGCCATGGCCGCCGGCCTGGCGCTGGGGCGGCTGATCCCCGGGATGAACGACGCGCTGGCGAGGATCGAGGTCGGCGGCGTCTCCCTGCCGATCGCGCTCGGCCTGCTGGTGATGATGTATCCGGTGCTGGCCAAGGTCCGCTACGACAAGCTCGACACCGTCACCGGCGACCGCAGGCTGATGGTGTCCTCCCTGGTCATCAACTGGATCGTCGGACCGGCGGTCATGTTCGCCCTGGCGTGGATCTTCCTGCCCGACCTGCCCGAGTACCGCACCGGCCTGATCGTCGTCGGCCTCGCGCGCTGCATCGCCATGGTCATCATCTGGAACGACCTGGCCTGCGGCGACCGCGAGGCCGCGGCCGTCCTCGTCGCCCTGAACTCGGTCTTCCAGGTCCTGCTCTTCGGAGTGCTGGGCTGGTTCTACCTCGACCTGCTGCCCCAGTGGCTCGGCCTCGGCGACGGACAGGGCCTCGATGTCCCCGTGTGGCACATCGCCCTCAACGTCATCGTCTTCCTCGGCGTCCCGCTGCTCGCCGGATTCCTCACCCGCCGCATCGGCGAGAAGACGATGGGGCGCGGGCCCTATGAGGCGAAGTTCCTGCCGAGGATCGGGCCCTGGGCCCTGTACGGGCTGCTCTTCACGATCGTCATCCTCTTCGCTCTTCAGGGGAAGACCATCACTTCGCAACCGCTGGACGTCGTACGCATCGCACTGCCGCTGCTGGTCTACTTCGCGATCATGTTCTTCGGGTCCTTCGTGCTCGGCAAGGCCCTCGGGCTGGCCTACGACCGCACTGCGACCCTGGCCTTCACCGCGGCGGGCAACAACTTCGAGCTGGCCATCGCC
This genomic interval from Streptomyces sp. NBC_00464 contains the following:
- the arsB gene encoding ACR3 family arsenite efflux transporter, with amino-acid sequence MTAERTATAPTAGRAAAGPGGDSIVRKLSTLDRYLAVWILLAMAAGLALGRLIPGMNDALARIEVGGVSLPIALGLLVMMYPVLAKVRYDKLDTVTGDRRLMVSSLVINWIVGPAVMFALAWIFLPDLPEYRTGLIVVGLARCIAMVIIWNDLACGDREAAAVLVALNSVFQVLLFGVLGWFYLDLLPQWLGLGDGQGLDVPVWHIALNVIVFLGVPLLAGFLTRRIGEKTMGRGPYEAKFLPRIGPWALYGLLFTIVILFALQGKTITSQPLDVVRIALPLLVYFAIMFFGSFVLGKALGLAYDRTATLAFTAAGNNFELAIAVAIATFGVTSGQALSGVVGPLIEVPVLIGLVYVALAWRNRFASPVTAGREG